The genomic stretch CCGGTGCAGGTGCAGCTGCTCCAGGCCCTCGCCCTGACGCTGCCCGTAGACCTCTACCTGCTCACCCCCTGCGCCGACCTCTGGCAGCGCTGCGTCGAGCGCCGCCGCGATCTCCAGGATGCGCTGGCCCTTGAGCAGCCCTTCGGCCTCGACTGGATGCTGCAGACCCCGGGTCTCGAGGCCCGCTTCGGCCGCCTGGGGGGTGAATTCCAGCAGCTGCTGGAGGGCACCGGCGAGGCGGGGCTCGGCAGCGCACGGGAGAGGGACCTGTTCCTGCTGCCCGCCACGGCGGCGGCCGCCGCCCAGCGCAGCCCCAGCCTGCTGGAGCAGCTCCAGGAGCAACTGGCCCAGCCGGACGCTGCCTCTCCCCTGAAGCGCTCCGGGGAGGACCACTCCCTGGAGTTCCACCCCTGTCCGGGCCGGCTGCGGCAGGTGCAGATCGTGCGTGACCGCCTGCTGCAACTGCTGGCTGCTGACCCCAGCCTCGAGCCGCGCCACATCCTGGTGATGACTCCCCAGGTGGACCAGCTGGCGCCCCTGCTGGCCTCGGTGTTCTCGGACAGCGAGGCCACTGGTGTTGAGCTGCCCTGGCGGCTCACGGACCGCAGCCAGCTCGATGACACCGGCATCGCCCAGTCGCTGCTGCAGGTGCTGCGGCTGGCTGGAGAACGCCTGACGGCCTCGGGCCTGGAGGGCCTGCTCCAGAGCGCGGCTCTCCAGGAGCACCATCAGCTGGAGCCCGGGGAGGCTGCCGCCATCACCAGGGCACTGCAGGCCAGCGGCTTTCGCTGGGGACTGGACGCGAACGAGCGGGGCGGCGTCGAGCAGCACAGCCTCAGCTGGGCGATCGATCGGCTGCTGCTGGGCCTGGTGCTCCCCGACCGGCCCGGACTGGCCATCGGCGACTGCGCGCCCCACCCCCTGGCCGGCACCCCAGAGAGCCAGGGACGCTGGATCCTGCTGCTCAGCCGCCTCAGGCGGGCCTTGGCGGAGCTGCGCCACAGCCGCCGCGCCGAGGCGTGGGGCCCCTGTCTCAGGGCCCTGCTCGAGGACCTCTTCGGTGACGGCGGCGAGAGGGCCTGGGAGCTGACAACGATCCACCAGGCCATCGCTGAGTGGACGGTCGGGGCCGCCGGCTGCACCCTGACGATCCCGGCCACGGTGGTGGCAGCGGTGCTGCAGGAGCGGCTGGCCGCCGACAGCGGCCGCTTCGGCCACCGCAGCGGCGCCCTGACGATCAGCGCTCTCGAGCCGATGCGGGCCATCCCCTACCGGGTGATCGTGCTGATGGGCCTCGACGCGGAGGTGTTCCCCCGCCGGCGCCAGCGACCCAGCTTCCATCCCATGGAGCATCAGCGCCTGCTGGGGGACCCGGATCCGGCCGACCAGGACCGCTATGTGCTGCTGGAGGCGCTGCTCTCGGCCCGAGATCACCTGCTGATCAGCTGGAGCAGCCGGGACGAGCGCAAGGGGGATCCACTGCCACCGCCGGCCCCGGTGCGCCAGTGGCTGGATCAGCTGCGCGCCGAGCTCGGCGCCGAAGGCTTCGAGGGGCTGGTGGTGGACCATGCCGTCAACCCGCTCGATCGCCGCAATTTCCTGCCGGCAGGTCACCGGCCGCCACCGAGCTGTGACCAGCGCCTGCGCCGGGCCCGCCAGCTCCTCGAGGATCCGGCCATGGCGGCACAGCCGTTGGAGCCCCTGGCCCGGAGGCGGGCACCCGGATCAGAGGCGGTCAACGGGACGACCGGGCCGGAAGGCCCCCCCGGCACCGATTCCTTCGAGGACCTGCGCCACTGGCTGATGGCTCCCCAGGACAGCTGGCTTCAGCAGCTGGGGCTGCGGCCGCGGGAATGGGCCGACCCGGTGGACGACCTCGAAGCCCTCAGCCTCGATGAGCTGCGCCGCTCCCGGCTGCTGCGCGATCAGCTGGCCCGCGGCGGCCATGACCCTGATCCGCCCGACTGGCTGCGGCTGTGGCGCGGCCGCGGCCTGGCCCCACCCCTCACGGCGGGGGAGCTGGAGAGCAGCGCCCTCAGCCAGCGCTGGTCTTCGCTGCAGCGACTCCTGGAGTCGCTGGGGGAACCCCACCGTCGCCGGCAGCGGTGGCCGGAGCGGCAGGACACAGATCCGAGCCAGGTCCTGGAGGCTGAGCTTGACTGGCGTGACGATCTGCTGGTGCTGGTGCACACGGCCCGGGCCCGCACCCCCCGCCGGCTCGATCTCTGGCTGCGGCTGCTGCTGGCGGGTGCCAGCGGCCAGGCCCCGCGGCAGGCCCTCCTGATCGCCCGCGAGAAGGATCGTTTCGTGGTGGTGCAGCGCTTGCGGGGGGTCGGAGCCGAGGCTTCAGCTGAACTGCTGCAGCAGTTGCTCAGCTGGCGCCAGAGCCATCGCCACCGCTGCTGGCCGGTGCCTCCGGACACCGGCTGGGCCTATGCCCAGGCCGAGCACAACCGCCCTGGAGAGGGCCCCGCCAAGGCGATGCAGAGCTGGGAGGGATCTCCCCCCTGGACCGATGGCGAGCGGCAACAGGAGGTGATGGCCCTCTGCTTCGGCCGGGACTGCCCGGCTGACTCCCTCCTCCGGGGTGATTTCGGAGCGTTCTCGACCCTGGCCATGGCCCTGCATGAACCGCTGCTGGAGCAGCAGCTGAAGCCATGAGCAGCGCCGGAACCGAGGCTGACGTGGCGGCCCTGGAGCTGGCGGCCAATGACCTGCCCCTGGATCCAGGGGTGCATCTGATCGAGGCCAGTGCCGGCACCGGCAAGACCTTCACCCTCGCCCATCTGGTGCTGCGGCTGGTGGGCGAGCGGGAGCTGTCGCTGCGGGCGCTGCTGGTGGTCACCTTCACCAAGGCCGCCGCCGCCGAGCTCAGGGACCGGATCGGCCGGCGGCTGCAGCAGGCCCAGCAGCTGCTGCAGACCTCTGATCCTGCCGGGCACGAGGGGCTGGATCAGGAGCTGAAGGAGTGGCTGGGGAGCATCCCCCCCCCGCACCGCGAGCGGCTGCGGGCCCAGCTGCTGCTGGCTCTCGAGGAACTCGACGCCGCGGACATCACCACCATCCACGGGTTCTGCCATCGCAGCCTGCAGCGTCAGGCCCTGGAGGCGGCTCTGGCCCCTGAGGTGGAGCTGGAGAACGACGGGTCGCTGCTGCAGGAGCAGGTGGTGCACGACTACTGGCAGCAACAGGTGCTGCCCCTGCCGGCCCACGCCCTGCGGGGACTGATCCGCAAGGGGGTCCAGATCGAAGCCCTTCAAAGTCTGCTGGCCAAGCTGGACGGGGATCCGACCCTGGCCAGCCCGGAGCTGCCGCCGGGCTGGGACCCCGAGCGCCCCCTGGCCGGACAGTGGCTCGCCCAGTGGGAGGCCGACTGGCAGCGGTTTCAGGCCCTCTGGGACCGGCAGGGGGAGGCACTGGAGCAGGCGGTCTGCGCGGCGGCGGCGGCGCGCAGGCAGGCCGGCCTCAGCAGCAAGGGGCCCTACAGCGCCAAACCCCGCCACAAACGCACCCAGCTGCTGGCCGCCTGGCTGGAGGACCAGCCCTGCCCGGGCTCCTACGCCGAGCTGCTGGAGGAGAAAACCAGCTGGATTCCCGACTACTTCCACCCGGGGCCGATCAGCCAGGCGGCGGCGCTGGATGGTCCTCAAGCGACCCTGCCCCAGCCGCGGTTGCTGGAAGCGGCGGCGGCCCTGGTGGATGGTCCCGCCGAGGCGGTGCTCAGCCATTTCTGCCACTGGGCCCGGGCGGAGCTGGCGCTGCGGCGGCAACGGGGCGGGCGCATGAGCTACGGCGACCTGCTCGTGGGCCTCGATCCCGGTGGCGACGGCGGCCGGCGACCTGGCCTGATCGAGGCCCTCTCCCAGCGCTATGAGGCAGTGCTGATCGATGAGTTCCAGGACACCGATCCCCTGCAATGGCGGATCCTGCATCGGGCCTTCGCAACCACTGGTGCCCAGCCCCGGCACCTGCTGGTGCTGGTGGGAGATCCCAAGCAAGCCATCTACCGGTTCCGGGGAGGCGATCTCGACACCTACCGGACCGCCGGCAGGACTGCCGCGGCCCGTCACCGGCTCGCGCGCAACTTCCGCTCCTCGGCTCCCCTGCTGGATGCCCTCAACGAGCTGATGGCCCCGGGCCTGCCCCGCTCGGAGCTGCCCGTGAAGCCGCTGCGGGCCGCCCGCCGGGATGAGGACGAGTCCCTGATCCTGCCGGCGGGGCAACAGCCCCTGCAGCTGCTCTGGCTGGGGAGCGATCGCGCCGCCGGAGAGGCCCCCCCCGGGCGCGGCGAGCTGGAGAAACGGGCGAGTGACCGGGTGGCGGCCCTGGTGCTGGATCTGCTGCGGCGGGGATGGCGGATGGGTGCAGGGGAGGGAACCCGGGCCCTGCAGCCCTCCGACCTCTGCCTGCTGGTGGACCGCCACCAGCAGGCCGAAGACCTGCGGCAGGCCCTGGAGCGCCGTGGGCTCCCCAGCCGCCTGATCAGCCAGGGGGATGTGTTCGCCGGTGAGGGAGCCGCCCTGCTGCAGAGGTTGCTCGATGCCCTGGCGGAACCCGGCAGCGGCCCACGCCTGCGGCTGCTGGCCGCCTCCCCCCTGCTGGGCTGGAGTCCACAGCAGCTGGCGGCCGCCGGAAGCCAGGAGTGGGATCGCCTCTCCAGCCAGCTGGCCCGCCTGGCTGAGCGCCTGCCCGACGATGGACTGCTGGCCACCCTGGGACGACTGCTGCACAGTGAGGAGCTGGCCCGGCTCTCTCTGCAGGGTCGCTGGCTGGCCGACCTGCAGCAGTGCGCGGAGCTGGTGCAGGAGCGGCTGCACCAGCAGCGGCTCGGGGCGGCCGCCAGCGCCGACTGGTTGCGGCGGCGGCGGCTGCACCCCCCCGAGACCGTGCCGGAGAACCAGCAGCCCCACAGCGATGCGGTCAGCTCCGCGGTGGGCGTCGTGACGGTTCACCGCAGCAAGGGACTGGAATTTCCCGTGGTGATCTGTCCCTACTTCTGGCAGGGGGTGGGCAGCGCCAACCGCCGGGGGAGCCGGGGCCTTGGACGCCGCTGGACCCCGCAGCACGCCGGCGGCCCCCAGCTCGATGTGCATCTCGATCAGCGCTGGGGGCCTGGCCAGCAGGCAGCCGAGCAGGAGCAGACTGCCCTGGCGGCGGAGCGGGAACGGCTGGCCTACGTGGCTCTCAC from Synechococcus sp. CBW1107 encodes the following:
- a CDS encoding UvrD-helicase domain-containing protein, whose product is MSSAGTEADVAALELAANDLPLDPGVHLIEASAGTGKTFTLAHLVLRLVGERELSLRALLVVTFTKAAAAELRDRIGRRLQQAQQLLQTSDPAGHEGLDQELKEWLGSIPPPHRERLRAQLLLALEELDAADITTIHGFCHRSLQRQALEAALAPEVELENDGSLLQEQVVHDYWQQQVLPLPAHALRGLIRKGVQIEALQSLLAKLDGDPTLASPELPPGWDPERPLAGQWLAQWEADWQRFQALWDRQGEALEQAVCAAAAARRQAGLSSKGPYSAKPRHKRTQLLAAWLEDQPCPGSYAELLEEKTSWIPDYFHPGPISQAAALDGPQATLPQPRLLEAAAALVDGPAEAVLSHFCHWARAELALRRQRGGRMSYGDLLVGLDPGGDGGRRPGLIEALSQRYEAVLIDEFQDTDPLQWRILHRAFATTGAQPRHLLVLVGDPKQAIYRFRGGDLDTYRTAGRTAAARHRLARNFRSSAPLLDALNELMAPGLPRSELPVKPLRAARRDEDESLILPAGQQPLQLLWLGSDRAAGEAPPGRGELEKRASDRVAALVLDLLRRGWRMGAGEGTRALQPSDLCLLVDRHQQAEDLRQALERRGLPSRLISQGDVFAGEGAALLQRLLDALAEPGSGPRLRLLAASPLLGWSPQQLAAAGSQEWDRLSSQLARLAERLPDDGLLATLGRLLHSEELARLSLQGRWLADLQQCAELVQERLHQQRLGAAASADWLRRRRLHPPETVPENQQPHSDAVSSAVGVVTVHRSKGLEFPVVICPYFWQGVGSANRRGSRGLGRRWTPQHAGGPQLDVHLDQRWGPGQQAAEQEQTALAAERERLAYVALTRARDLLVLGFGPALGQASNPLMPWLFSDLPLQPLESDTDLYTDRSDQQWLEHLEGEIQRSALPITLISGDPEQPASARWHAPAETGDLRTGPVPRWSLLTGWGRSSYSSWTQGAHGGPLAPEAIEEGRETDGFERTASDKDDPGSQAADPVSPEWGPEIGEARNGPLAMFPRGAAAGDCLHRILERVDHRLPGDEPIHRELVDRELERAGLDLEHAPATLQFLERLRRTPMGGVLGEVCLAQLDPRRQLREMPFDLPLATGADASAGRALVRARGLAEVFSRYPEGTFTTAYAERLAELTVASRGFLTGSIDLVFTAPGADGQERWWVADWKSNWLGHRDPQGLPVACGPLDYGRVGMAAVMESHHYPLQAHLYLVALHRYLGWRLPGYNPQQDLGGFVYIFLRGVPGAISPPPGLTMAELSVPGMFVEPAPLGRLEALDALLREGQR
- a CDS encoding exodeoxyribonuclease V subunit gamma, translated to MLTVYRSNRADLLAQLLGQHLLLAPPDPFETVSVVVNTWPTSRWLGEQLALELGGIAANIRFPFPGSQLRAMVGQLLGESAEGSDPWRAGDLVWPVLELLPQLVEAPEAAPLRRWLEQRDDGGELDVPLWQLARAIADGLDDLSLYRPALTQAWWQGGSGDSRGNPLPDSLAWQPLLVQRLRDRLGEKPFGLRALDLIEHLREGRISVEGIPSPLRLFGLSSAPPVQVQLLQALALTLPVDLYLLTPCADLWQRCVERRRDLQDALALEQPFGLDWMLQTPGLEARFGRLGGEFQQLLEGTGEAGLGSARERDLFLLPATAAAAAQRSPSLLEQLQEQLAQPDAASPLKRSGEDHSLEFHPCPGRLRQVQIVRDRLLQLLAADPSLEPRHILVMTPQVDQLAPLLASVFSDSEATGVELPWRLTDRSQLDDTGIAQSLLQVLRLAGERLTASGLEGLLQSAALQEHHQLEPGEAAAITRALQASGFRWGLDANERGGVEQHSLSWAIDRLLLGLVLPDRPGLAIGDCAPHPLAGTPESQGRWILLLSRLRRALAELRHSRRAEAWGPCLRALLEDLFGDGGERAWELTTIHQAIAEWTVGAAGCTLTIPATVVAAVLQERLAADSGRFGHRSGALTISALEPMRAIPYRVIVLMGLDAEVFPRRRQRPSFHPMEHQRLLGDPDPADQDRYVLLEALLSARDHLLISWSSRDERKGDPLPPPAPVRQWLDQLRAELGAEGFEGLVVDHAVNPLDRRNFLPAGHRPPPSCDQRLRRARQLLEDPAMAAQPLEPLARRRAPGSEAVNGTTGPEGPPGTDSFEDLRHWLMAPQDSWLQQLGLRPREWADPVDDLEALSLDELRRSRLLRDQLARGGHDPDPPDWLRLWRGRGLAPPLTAGELESSALSQRWSSLQRLLESLGEPHRRRQRWPERQDTDPSQVLEAELDWRDDLLVLVHTARARTPRRLDLWLRLLLAGASGQAPRQALLIAREKDRFVVVQRLRGVGAEASAELLQQLLSWRQSHRHRCWPVPPDTGWAYAQAEHNRPGEGPAKAMQSWEGSPPWTDGERQQEVMALCFGRDCPADSLLRGDFGAFSTLAMALHEPLLEQQLKP